In one window of Burkholderia cenocepacia DNA:
- a CDS encoding FUSC family protein, with translation MDTIRTLNEARQQIQQSIFDLFKGLSFSERLAQGGLMALQAVCGACLAYAIGRAMHSEQAVWAAITAIAVTQHNYSDTMSLSRDQFIGAMVGGVLGFAGAALGGDRLVAYAITVAVVIVCCWCLNIGSAARLGGVTATIVLLFPGNGPLWDVPLIRFGEVTLGTVCALGVCWVMSRIERRWFRRAAAK, from the coding sequence ATGGATACGATCAGGACACTCAACGAAGCCCGCCAGCAGATCCAGCAGTCGATCTTCGATCTGTTCAAGGGGTTGTCATTCAGCGAACGGCTCGCGCAAGGCGGCCTGATGGCGCTGCAGGCCGTCTGCGGCGCGTGCCTCGCGTATGCGATCGGCCGCGCGATGCATAGCGAGCAGGCCGTGTGGGCGGCGATCACCGCGATCGCCGTCACGCAGCACAACTACTCGGACACGATGTCGCTGTCGCGCGACCAGTTCATCGGCGCGATGGTCGGCGGCGTGCTCGGCTTCGCCGGCGCGGCGCTGGGCGGCGATCGCCTCGTCGCGTATGCGATCACGGTCGCGGTCGTGATCGTCTGCTGCTGGTGCCTGAACATCGGCAGCGCCGCGCGGCTCGGCGGCGTGACCGCGACGATCGTGCTGCTGTTTCCGGGCAACGGCCCGCTGTGGGACGTTCCGCTGATCCGGTTCGGCGAAGTGACGCTCGGCACGGTGTGCGCGCTCGGCGTGTGCTGGGTGATGTCGAGAATCGAGCGGCGCTGGTTCCGCCGCGCGGCGGCAAAGTGA
- a CDS encoding MFS transporter codes for MTIKHSVSGRSLRALDWLNFFVANVQTGFGPFIASYLASHKWTQGEIGMVLSIGTISAMVSQVPGGAAVDALKNKKGAAAWAIAAIILSAVLLASSPTIVPVIAAEVFHGFASCMLVPAMAAISFSLVGRADLGDRLGRNARWASIGSAVAAGLMGLTGEYFSARAVFWLTAVLALPALFALAMIQPTHQVIPQSSKPDELDEAGERETLLELLRDRRMLIFAACVVLFHLSNAAMLNLAAGEVTAGMGENVQLVIAACIIVPQAIVAMLSPWVGRSAQRWGRRPILLLGFSALPVRALLFAGVSSPYLLVPVQMLDGISAAVFGVMLPLIAADVAGGKGRYNLCIGLFGLAAGIGATLSTAVAGYVADHFGNAVSFFGLAAAGALAVLLVWLVMPETRVENGDATADEPAAASPEQAH; via the coding sequence ATGACGATCAAGCATTCCGTCAGCGGGCGCAGTCTCCGGGCCCTCGACTGGCTCAACTTTTTCGTTGCAAACGTTCAAACCGGGTTCGGTCCGTTCATCGCGTCCTACCTCGCGTCGCACAAGTGGACGCAGGGCGAGATCGGCATGGTGCTGTCGATCGGCACGATCAGCGCGATGGTCAGCCAGGTGCCGGGCGGCGCGGCCGTCGATGCGCTGAAGAACAAGAAAGGCGCGGCCGCCTGGGCGATCGCGGCCATCATCCTGTCCGCGGTCCTGCTCGCGTCCAGCCCGACGATCGTGCCGGTGATCGCCGCCGAGGTGTTCCACGGCTTTGCAAGCTGCATGCTGGTGCCGGCGATGGCCGCGATCTCGTTCTCGCTCGTCGGCCGCGCCGACCTCGGCGACCGGCTCGGCCGCAACGCGCGCTGGGCGTCGATCGGCAGTGCGGTCGCGGCGGGCCTGATGGGACTGACCGGCGAATACTTCTCCGCGCGCGCGGTGTTCTGGCTGACCGCCGTGCTGGCGCTGCCCGCGCTGTTCGCGCTCGCGATGATCCAGCCGACGCACCAGGTGATTCCGCAGTCGTCGAAGCCTGACGAGCTCGACGAAGCCGGCGAGCGCGAAACGCTGCTCGAACTGCTGCGCGACCGCCGGATGCTGATCTTCGCGGCCTGCGTCGTGCTGTTCCACCTGTCGAACGCCGCGATGCTGAACCTCGCGGCCGGCGAAGTCACGGCCGGGATGGGCGAGAACGTGCAGCTCGTGATCGCCGCGTGCATCATCGTGCCGCAGGCGATCGTCGCGATGCTGTCGCCGTGGGTCGGCCGCTCCGCGCAGCGCTGGGGACGCCGGCCGATCCTGCTGCTCGGCTTCTCCGCGCTGCCGGTTCGCGCACTGCTGTTCGCCGGCGTCAGCAGCCCATACCTGCTCGTGCCGGTGCAGATGCTCGACGGCATCAGCGCGGCCGTGTTCGGCGTGATGCTGCCGCTGATCGCGGCCGACGTCGCGGGCGGCAAGGGCCGCTACAACCTGTGTATCGGGCTGTTCGGGCTCGCGGCCGGGATCGGCGCGACGCTCAGCACGGCCGTGGCCGGCTACGTCGCCGACCACTTCGGCAACGCGGTCAGTTTCTTCGGGCTCGCGGCCGCCGGTGCGCTCGCGGTGCTGCTGGTCTGGCTCGTGATGCCGGAAACGCGCGTCGAGAACGGCGATGCGACGGCCGACGAACCGGCGGCCGCGTCGCCCGAACAGGCGCATTGA
- a CDS encoding YggL family protein, translating to MSQGHNRRQRKKLHIGEFQELSFNATAHYRNEMTDLERGQLIDAFIDFVEANGLLTVASADEGIGAYVISGAPRGTTTDADRELVRGWLAARPELKDVQVSEFADAWYPDA from the coding sequence ATGAGCCAAGGCCACAACCGCCGCCAGCGCAAGAAACTCCACATCGGCGAATTCCAGGAACTCTCGTTCAACGCCACCGCGCATTACCGCAATGAAATGACCGACCTCGAGCGCGGCCAGTTGATCGATGCATTCATCGACTTCGTCGAAGCGAACGGGCTGCTGACCGTCGCGTCCGCGGACGAAGGCATCGGCGCGTACGTGATCTCCGGCGCGCCGCGCGGCACGACGACCGACGCCGACCGCGAACTCGTGCGCGGGTGGCTGGCCGCCCGTCCGGAACTGAAGGACGTCCAGGTCAGCGAATTCGCCGACGCGTGGTATCCGGACGCCTGA
- a CDS encoding PRC-barrel domain-containing protein, whose protein sequence is MSGGLPFPASRKSLPSSTVFLILAVAALLSGCGLLPVQNPPAPISEALVEPVEETAGEPLTMPPVPAPTQPEEPEAPKKPHREVTRPKPVQRPESPTPPPPPPPPIVATRSLDRTQIHALLDSEVARRNGKVVGRAVDMVVDASGKPREMIVNLQGFMGIGDRKVIFPWNVFRFTPGGKQEPIVLDVPSGDLPPAARPKAVPLSGSAAASPATRLPMLDSDVERPNGTKIGRIVDVLIDRGAQPQAVVLDLGGLVNTDRRSIAASWGALRFVTRDKALHPQLDLNDAQIKASPPYAADKPIVAVFPPVAPAAPASSASATR, encoded by the coding sequence ATGAGCGGCGGACTCCCGTTTCCCGCATCCCGCAAGTCGTTGCCGTCGTCGACGGTCTTCCTGATTCTCGCCGTCGCCGCGCTGCTGTCCGGCTGCGGGCTGCTGCCGGTGCAGAACCCGCCCGCGCCGATCAGCGAGGCGCTCGTCGAGCCTGTCGAGGAGACCGCCGGCGAGCCGCTGACGATGCCGCCGGTGCCCGCGCCGACGCAACCGGAGGAACCGGAAGCGCCGAAGAAGCCGCACCGCGAGGTGACGCGGCCGAAGCCCGTGCAGCGTCCCGAATCGCCGACCCCGCCGCCGCCTCCGCCCCCGCCGATCGTCGCGACGCGCTCGCTCGACCGCACCCAGATCCACGCGCTGCTCGACAGCGAGGTCGCGCGCCGCAACGGCAAGGTCGTCGGCCGCGCGGTCGACATGGTGGTCGACGCGAGCGGCAAGCCGCGCGAGATGATCGTCAACCTGCAAGGCTTCATGGGCATCGGCGACCGCAAGGTCATCTTCCCGTGGAACGTGTTCCGCTTCACGCCGGGCGGCAAACAGGAGCCGATCGTGCTCGACGTGCCGTCGGGCGACCTGCCGCCGGCCGCGCGGCCGAAGGCCGTGCCGCTGTCGGGCTCGGCCGCGGCGTCGCCGGCGACGCGACTGCCGATGCTCGACAGCGACGTCGAGCGCCCGAACGGCACGAAGATCGGCCGCATCGTCGACGTGCTGATCGACCGCGGCGCCCAGCCGCAGGCCGTCGTGCTCGACCTCGGCGGGCTCGTCAATACCGACCGCCGCTCGATCGCCGCGAGCTGGGGCGCGCTGCGCTTCGTCACGCGCGACAAGGCGCTGCACCCGCAGCTCGACCTGAACGACGCCCAGATCAAGGCCTCGCCGCCGTACGCGGCCGACAAGCCGATCGTCGCGGTCTTCCCGCCCGTTGCCCCGGCCGCACCGGCCTCGTCTGCGAGTGCTACCCGATGA